The Thermoplasmata archaeon genome window below encodes:
- a CDS encoding carboxypeptidase regulatory-like domain-containing protein: MESEKSGWWHKHGWTAAILLTAFGIAFAVRTIWAGPVVELWGPLYTYAGGSDSYYHSRVMSYIIANHTNLIHDPLLRYPIGAINPREPLFDWMNAILGIVFAPFFGGNANVAGAWFLDLQAPLWAALSVFPTYLIGREVGGRRVGLIAAIISPFLVASINESIYGYANYLSFYTFIILVALYAYMRAVKAVGSRRWVVSYRSAGSFRAGLRNFLRYERSAVKWAVFAGVCFGALALAWQGYTYLVAIIAVFILITMIIERIRRVDSFGVYVVTWIVGLVGFPLAVPYYLVQGEFTNWFDLPLLLFFGTLLLLLPFLLMRDYPWVISLPILVAIVGFATLALSIVSPVYFTNLVTGQGYFTKTLIYSTVAEAQSPSIDQLIVSYGVITFFLAFVGVALVAWDLVRNKFQRWLTLFLVFGILSLYLPFSASKFLLLGAPAFALLPAFAIKRLWDVGRYSEMRESMSSLAEERRSRWRAFRRSIKPRHVLVIIVVVGLLVPNVWYAMDAGIPSNEKSQYSAQIYHSLPSWLQASGAGASGYYLGAAGSSIDTPNLYDSAAYNWLAMQDSNVPAPQRPAFISWWDYGFQAIDQGQHPAVADNFQNGIDPSGQFLLSQNESIAIGVLVATLLVGAQGQPGATLSAPINQILAADGVSPTIIKGFLVNLTTDYYQVINNPQIFLAVNPNTLTSLNAMYMVISYYIAQVLPLNGVAKLYNDLQSYTGWSIRYSMSDSRLFPFSGQNTGIFYAPADLTGRVIDSGGNPKTYFNVTILGSDGRYYDAGTLPASVSAVQYYINYFTPFYRSMIYHIYIGYNGTDIGLANGIPGLQGAAASSPIEPGWMLQHFQVAYKTAYYCPPGETSSNPNCNVAMNLPAATALAAQTGGTADTSATSYFNGGESMLVYYAGQPLIGTVNLPNGAPVPGAMVTVYDSWGIPHQMARTSADGSYSVILPPGEDTVNVTTGTFQGLSQAGNVLLSSMKINVSAAQGFGYNTPNMVVPIVVHSSSLQGFVYWNNANQTSYNSSIDQLLVGAKVVFWGTVNQTKLTATTDASGSFLLSNVPPGVYNYNILYDGTNYTESAVTVKPSTPENATVGLAPAIFQGTVTLPSGASVSGSTVTAISATGVVSSTTSNSTGRFVLGNLGPGNYTVSASGPYAGYRSLGEAAIVTKPGERINLTLVITPSVSFDLSVTANGQPVAGFPVRFVPIPTLSSSASALSYYATAQATAMVFTTNSNGVVSGTLPTGNYSIYAVGYVGNRLYSGLTSIHTPASLDFTNPTTLALAPAFPLSGIVGKADAQNSTSTFVIAYNAAGISIVTPVNASGAFTLLLPSGPYTVQAVQGLSTAATPVYTTMTSVSLVYGSTISLTPVVGNFVHFQSGSPINSTGQLYPAAFAMVNISAGPGGPTETAFADAEGSVTMLVAAQVSGGSYCVRASDFGFNTTQQCGITPTGLVALTHFVVPLTPVPVTLTVYGVPAGVPITVNLTSSSPTARSFTVAGGPVYSFTMYPGVYGVGARATIGNSTIFLPPQALSTTILVGTSQTRLSLLLISQVLVTGTLVVPAGVPLSSVTVHLRSALVNTTVTGTQFEKGFFAIPGTYSLYATGKGNGQYYGNLSLVQVGDNAKVTTPVDLSQRANLVNGTVVDSSGQILNSNATLTFHAPDLANVTGSASAGSYSVLLPAATTYTVTFGDTLLGPGPNGSIYTTYSAVGATCTVPATTSTVCTIVTTARIDPVWFNGTLTNPAGTLPVSGTIRISGPYPSLNVTTLTATNGTFSVLLAPGEYTIYASGGGPSDPLAAIGQVILIPSVGPSSIPLQPTWSYSVTVVAPTAGGIAGGTVSFSVGATGTSATAVFTGLALGVPYTVSLPVGSYTVHAYAVGTPYGPPANATVSQTISIVRGNLASTLTLAYAFEYRVTGTLSGPTSSTIPGGASTGFSFRLTSNGTGPETVHFVGSPSYWNFTFSPSTVTLPAGATSGAVNVGVTIRVPAGELVAHPPIVLSIVASNGTTLAQVAPAPIVHVVPYYGLSLGSVPSTSPVQVAPTRILIPFYIANTGNINETATMNVVDGTRLASLGWSYNITRNGAVISGPVKLAAGANTTYLLNLTARGSIFILPGSVTISAATSSANSSLVRTSQVTVPVVTISVDPSTFHLVGAGVGSPPATLPDWLVPVLVFVPAIALLVLVVVWRWNRTRRWERR; this comes from the coding sequence ATGGAATCGGAGAAATCAGGCTGGTGGCATAAGCACGGCTGGACGGCTGCCATCCTCCTCACGGCGTTCGGCATCGCGTTCGCCGTCCGTACCATCTGGGCGGGGCCCGTCGTAGAACTGTGGGGGCCGCTGTACACCTACGCGGGCGGTTCCGATTCGTACTACCATTCGCGCGTGATGAGCTACATCATTGCGAATCACACGAATCTGATCCACGATCCGCTGCTGCGCTACCCGATCGGTGCGATCAACCCGCGAGAGCCGCTGTTCGACTGGATGAACGCCATCCTCGGCATCGTCTTCGCCCCGTTCTTCGGCGGGAATGCCAACGTCGCCGGGGCGTGGTTCCTGGACCTTCAGGCCCCCCTCTGGGCCGCGCTCAGCGTCTTCCCGACCTACCTCATCGGCCGAGAGGTCGGCGGCCGCCGGGTCGGTCTCATCGCCGCCATCATCTCCCCGTTCCTCGTCGCCAGCATCAACGAATCGATCTACGGCTACGCCAACTATCTCTCGTTCTACACGTTCATCATTTTGGTCGCGCTCTACGCGTACATGCGGGCCGTGAAGGCGGTCGGCTCGCGTCGGTGGGTGGTCAGCTACCGGTCCGCCGGGTCGTTCCGGGCCGGGCTTAGGAACTTCCTACGCTACGAACGCAGCGCCGTCAAATGGGCGGTGTTCGCAGGAGTCTGCTTCGGAGCGCTGGCGCTCGCCTGGCAGGGGTACACCTACCTCGTGGCGATCATCGCCGTGTTCATCTTGATCACGATGATCATCGAGCGGATCCGGCGCGTCGATTCCTTCGGGGTCTACGTCGTCACCTGGATCGTCGGGCTCGTGGGCTTCCCGCTCGCGGTGCCCTACTACCTCGTGCAGGGAGAGTTCACGAACTGGTTCGACCTGCCGCTCCTCTTGTTCTTCGGCACCCTTCTCCTCCTGCTCCCCTTCCTGCTGATGCGGGACTACCCCTGGGTGATCTCCCTCCCGATCCTCGTGGCCATCGTGGGGTTCGCCACCCTCGCGTTGTCGATCGTGAGCCCGGTCTACTTCACGAACCTGGTCACGGGACAGGGCTACTTCACCAAGACACTCATTTACTCGACCGTCGCCGAGGCCCAGTCGCCCTCGATCGACCAATTAATCGTCAGTTACGGAGTGATCACGTTCTTCCTCGCCTTCGTGGGCGTGGCCCTCGTCGCTTGGGATTTGGTCCGCAACAAGTTCCAGCGCTGGCTGACGCTGTTCCTCGTCTTCGGGATCCTCTCGCTCTACCTGCCCTTCTCGGCGTCGAAGTTCCTGCTGCTGGGGGCCCCGGCGTTCGCGCTCCTGCCCGCGTTCGCGATCAAGCGGCTCTGGGATGTGGGCCGTTACTCGGAGATGCGCGAGAGCATGAGCTCCCTCGCCGAGGAGCGTCGCAGTCGCTGGAGGGCGTTCCGACGCTCGATCAAGCCGCGTCACGTGCTCGTGATCATCGTCGTGGTCGGGCTCCTCGTCCCCAACGTCTGGTACGCGATGGATGCGGGGATCCCGAGCAACGAGAAATCCCAGTACTCGGCCCAGATCTACCACTCGCTACCGTCCTGGCTCCAGGCGAGCGGTGCGGGCGCGAGCGGCTACTACCTCGGAGCAGCCGGCTCCTCCATCGACACGCCGAACCTGTACGATTCCGCCGCGTACAACTGGCTCGCCATGCAGGACTCGAACGTACCGGCTCCGCAACGTCCGGCGTTCATCAGTTGGTGGGATTACGGATTCCAGGCGATCGATCAAGGTCAGCACCCGGCCGTCGCCGACAACTTCCAGAACGGGATCGACCCGAGCGGCCAGTTCCTCCTGAGCCAGAACGAGTCGATCGCAATTGGCGTGTTGGTCGCCACGCTGCTCGTCGGGGCCCAGGGCCAACCGGGCGCGACCCTGTCCGCACCGATCAACCAGATCCTCGCGGCCGACGGGGTCAGCCCGACGATCATCAAGGGGTTCTTGGTCAACCTGACGACCGACTACTATCAGGTCATCAATAACCCGCAGATCTTCCTGGCGGTCAATCCGAACACGCTCACGAGCCTGAATGCGATGTACATGGTGATCTCGTACTACATCGCGCAGGTCCTTCCCCTCAACGGGGTCGCGAAGCTCTACAACGACCTCCAGTCCTACACGGGCTGGTCGATTCGCTACTCGATGAGCGACAGCCGCCTCTTCCCATTCAGCGGCCAGAACACGGGGATCTTCTACGCTCCGGCGGACCTGACCGGGCGCGTCATCGACTCCGGTGGCAACCCCAAGACGTACTTCAACGTCACGATCCTCGGGTCCGATGGGAGGTACTACGACGCCGGCACCTTGCCGGCGTCTGTTAGCGCGGTTCAGTACTACATCAACTATTTCACGCCGTTCTACCGGTCGATGATCTATCACATCTACATCGGGTACAACGGAACCGATATCGGACTCGCGAACGGGATCCCGGGGCTCCAGGGCGCTGCCGCGAGCTCTCCGATCGAGCCCGGCTGGATGCTCCAGCACTTCCAGGTCGCCTACAAGACCGCCTACTACTGTCCGCCGGGGGAGACCTCCTCCAATCCGAACTGCAATGTCGCCATGAACCTGCCCGCCGCCACGGCGCTCGCGGCGCAGACGGGCGGGACCGCCGACACCTCCGCCACGTCGTACTTCAACGGCGGGGAGTCGATGCTGGTCTACTACGCCGGCCAGCCGCTCATCGGCACGGTCAACCTGCCGAACGGCGCGCCGGTCCCGGGAGCGATGGTGACCGTCTACGACTCATGGGGGATCCCGCACCAGATGGCCCGGACCAGCGCGGACGGCTCCTATTCCGTGATCCTTCCTCCCGGGGAGGACACCGTCAACGTGACGACCGGGACGTTCCAGGGACTCTCTCAGGCCGGCAATGTGCTCCTCTCCTCGATGAAGATCAATGTCTCCGCCGCGCAGGGGTTCGGGTACAACACCCCGAACATGGTCGTCCCCATTGTCGTGCACTCCTCCAGCCTGCAGGGTTTCGTGTACTGGAACAACGCCAACCAAACCTCCTACAACTCCTCGATCGACCAGCTCCTGGTGGGCGCGAAGGTCGTCTTCTGGGGGACCGTCAACCAGACCAAGCTCACGGCGACCACGGACGCGAGCGGATCGTTCCTGCTGTCGAATGTTCCGCCGGGCGTCTACAACTACAACATCCTCTACGACGGAACGAACTACACAGAGAGCGCGGTCACCGTGAAACCGAGCACTCCCGAGAACGCCACGGTCGGGCTCGCACCGGCGATCTTCCAGGGCACGGTCACCTTACCGAGCGGTGCCTCCGTATCGGGATCGACCGTGACCGCGATCTCGGCGACCGGCGTCGTATCCAGCACCACGTCCAACTCCACCGGCAGGTTCGTGCTCGGGAACCTCGGGCCCGGAAACTACACGGTCAGCGCGAGCGGCCCGTACGCGGGCTACCGATCGCTCGGGGAAGCCGCCATCGTGACGAAGCCCGGCGAGCGGATCAACCTGACCCTCGTGATCACCCCGAGCGTCTCCTTCGACCTTTCGGTGACGGCGAACGGGCAGCCCGTCGCGGGGTTCCCCGTCCGGTTCGTCCCGATACCGACGCTCTCCTCGAGCGCTTCGGCATTGAGCTACTACGCGACGGCCCAGGCGACGGCGATGGTCTTCACCACGAACTCGAACGGAGTGGTCTCGGGGACCCTGCCCACGGGCAACTACTCGATCTACGCGGTGGGGTACGTGGGGAACCGGCTGTATAGTGGCCTGACATCGATCCATACTCCCGCGAGCCTCGACTTTACCAATCCGACCACGCTTGCCCTCGCGCCGGCATTCCCTCTCTCGGGCATCGTGGGCAAGGCCGACGCTCAGAATTCCACGAGCACGTTCGTGATCGCCTACAACGCGGCGGGCATTTCGATCGTGACCCCTGTGAACGCGAGCGGAGCGTTCACCCTGCTCCTGCCCTCGGGCCCGTACACCGTGCAGGCGGTCCAGGGATTGAGCACCGCCGCGACCCCGGTCTACACGACGATGACCTCGGTCTCGCTCGTCTACGGCAGCACGATCTCGCTGACTCCCGTCGTCGGCAACTTCGTCCACTTCCAGTCGGGGAGCCCGATCAACTCCACCGGTCAGCTCTATCCGGCCGCATTCGCGATGGTGAACATCTCGGCCGGTCCGGGGGGTCCGACCGAGACCGCGTTCGCAGATGCGGAGGGGAGCGTGACGATGCTGGTGGCGGCACAGGTCTCCGGCGGCAGCTACTGCGTGCGAGCCTCCGACTTCGGTTTCAACACGACCCAGCAATGCGGGATCACGCCGACCGGACTGGTCGCCCTCACGCACTTCGTCGTGCCGCTGACCCCCGTCCCGGTGACCCTGACCGTCTACGGGGTGCCGGCGGGCGTTCCGATCACCGTGAACCTCACGAGCTCGAGCCCGACCGCGAGGTCGTTCACGGTCGCGGGCGGCCCGGTCTACTCGTTCACCATGTACCCCGGAGTCTACGGGGTGGGCGCTCGCGCGACGATCGGGAATAGCACGATCTTCTTGCCGCCGCAGGCGCTCTCGACCACGATCCTCGTCGGCACCAGCCAGACCCGGCTCTCGCTCTTGTTGATCTCCCAGGTCCTGGTCACCGGAACGCTCGTCGTACCGGCCGGCGTCCCGCTCTCCTCGGTCACCGTTCACCTCCGCTCCGCGCTCGTCAACACGACCGTGACGGGAACCCAGTTCGAGAAGGGCTTCTTCGCGATCCCTGGAACGTACTCCCTCTACGCGACCGGAAAGGGGAACGGACAATACTACGGAAACCTCTCTCTCGTACAGGTCGGCGACAATGCCAAGGTCACGACGCCCGTCGATCTGTCCCAGCGGGCCAACCTCGTCAACGGGACGGTCGTGGACTCGTCCGGCCAGATCCTCAACTCGAACGCGACATTGACGTTCCACGCCCCGGACCTCGCCAACGTCACCGGCAGCGCGAGCGCCGGATCGTACTCGGTCCTCCTACCGGCCGCGACGACCTACACCGTCACCTTCGGCGACACCCTCCTCGGCCCCGGCCCCAACGGAAGCATCTACACCACCTACTCGGCCGTCGGAGCGACCTGCACGGTCCCCGCGACGACGAGCACCGTCTGCACCATCGTCACGACCGCGAGGATCGACCCGGTCTGGTTCAACGGAACCTTGACGAACCCCGCTGGGACGCTTCCGGTATCGGGAACCATCCGCATCTCGGGCCCCTACCCGTCGCTGAACGTGACGACGCTCACCGCGACGAACGGGACGTTCTCCGTTCTCCTCGCCCCTGGGGAGTACACGATCTATGCGTCCGGTGGAGGTCCGAGCGACCCCCTCGCCGCGATCGGTCAGGTGATTCTGATACCGTCCGTCGGCCCCTCGTCGATCCCGCTCCAGCCGACCTGGAGCTACAGCGTAACGGTGGTCGCTCCGACGGCGGGCGGGATCGCGGGTGGGACGGTATCGTTCAGCGTGGGAGCCACCGGAACGAGCGCCACCGCCGTGTTTACGGGCCTCGCGCTCGGCGTGCCGTACACCGTCTCGTTGCCCGTGGGAAGCTACACCGTCCACGCCTATGCCGTGGGCACGCCGTACGGACCCCCCGCGAACGCGACCGTGTCCCAAACCATCTCGATCGTGCGGGGCAACCTCGCTTCGACCCTCACGCTCGCCTACGCCTTCGAGTACCGGGTCACGGGCACGCTTTCGGGGCCGACGTCCTCTACGATCCCCGGAGGAGCGAGCACGGGCTTTTCCTTCCGGCTGACGAGCAACGGCACCGGACCAGAGACCGTGCACTTCGTCGGAAGCCCGTCCTACTGGAATTTCACCTTCTCTCCGTCCACGGTCACGCTCCCGGCCGGAGCGACCTCCGGCGCCGTGAACGTCGGGGTCACCATCCGGGTGCCGGCGGGCGAGCTCGTGGCGCATCCGCCGATCGTGCTCTCGATCGTCGCCTCGAACGGGACGACCCTCGCCCAGGTCGCGCCGGCTCCGATCGTCCATGTCGTGCCGTACTACGGCCTCTCGCTCGGTTCGGTGCCGTCGACCTCCCCCGTTCAGGTCGCCCCCACGCGGATCCTGATACCGTTCTACATCGCCAACACGGGCAATATCAACGAGACGGCCACGATGAACGTCGTGGACGGGACCCGGCTCGCGAGTCTCGGTTGGTCGTACAACATCACGCGGAACGGCGCGGTCATCTCCGGGCCCGTCAAGCTCGCCGCCGGTGCGAACACCACTTACCTGCTCAACCTGACCGCCCGGGGATCGATCTTCATCCTGCCGGGATCGGTCACGATCAGCGCGGCGACGTCCTCCGCGAACTCGAGCCTCGTGCGCACCTCCCAAGTGACGGTGCCGGTCGTGACGATATCGGTCGACCCGTCGACCTTCCACCTGGTCGGAGCAGGGGTAGGTAGTCCCCCGGCGACCCTGCCGGACTGGCTCGTCCCGGTCCTGGTGTTCGTCCCGGCGATCGCGCTCCTCGTTCTGGTGGTCGTCTGGCGCTGGAACCGCACGCGCCGGTGGGAGCGACGATGA
- a CDS encoding OB-fold domain-containing protein — MSESAPPGRKRPRVTVAPAPPTSVPLEPPRPKVVVAPSPPFLLDFFPLQGAGQTRLSRFYDRLKEGRVSTTRCPRDGEVHWPPRVACPICHGEELEWIDLPEHGRIYAFSAVLGGAPLGMEADVPFAVGLVDLAGSPLRLFGRIEGRPWTALKIGDEVRIEAYPLADGRSFYRFRALG, encoded by the coding sequence GTGAGCGAATCCGCGCCCCCCGGCCGTAAGCGCCCCCGGGTGACCGTCGCTCCCGCACCGCCCACGTCGGTCCCCTTAGAGCCGCCGCGTCCGAAGGTGGTGGTGGCGCCTTCGCCTCCCTTCCTTCTGGACTTCTTCCCACTCCAAGGCGCCGGGCAGACTCGGCTATCGCGGTTCTACGACCGGCTCAAGGAGGGCCGTGTCTCGACCACGCGCTGCCCCCGGGACGGCGAGGTCCACTGGCCACCGCGCGTCGCCTGTCCCATCTGTCACGGTGAAGAGCTCGAGTGGATCGATCTGCCCGAACACGGGCGGATCTATGCGTTCAGCGCGGTGCTGGGCGGGGCGCCCCTCGGGATGGAGGCCGACGTGCCTTTCGCCGTCGGCCTGGTCGATCTTGCCGGCTCTCCCCTGCGCCTCTTCGGCCGGATCGAGGGCCGGCCGTGGACGGCCCTGAAGATCGGCGACGAGGTCCGCATCGAGGCCTACCCGCTGGCCGACGGGAGATCGTTCTACCGGTTCCGAGCGCTCGGGTAG